In Brienomyrus brachyistius isolate T26 chromosome 11, BBRACH_0.4, whole genome shotgun sequence, the DNA window aattcattttaaattgaaCTGGTTAGTGAGTATCTCTCCCTCCATTTGAGAAATCGTatctgtttttagtttttttattatttttttttagagaGAACAAAATGAAGTCTTGGCAAAGCCAATCCCGTCTCACATTGGCTTCAACTTAGACATTGAGGATGATGAGGAGGATTACAGGTAATCAGTATGGCCATTCATTTGCTGTAAGGAAAAGTCTTATATCAGCACTATCATATGGAGAGTGATACACAATTAATTATCTATGCAAATTAGAAAGGTGGATGGCATTGTTACCTCACAAAGGTATGAATCCCCCCCACTCTGTctatggagtttgtatgttccccTCATGTCATgacggtttcctcccacagtccaaaaacatgcagtttgaCAAACCGGTGTTGTAAAGTTTCCCATAGAGTataattttgtgtgtgtgtgtgtgccctgcaatggactggcaccccatccagggcaTACTACAGCTCTGTGGTTCCTGGCCCTCCTGCAACCCTGACCAGAATAAGAGGTTAAAAGAAATTAAAGAAGCAGTCATGGATTAAGGTGATACACATAGTTGATTGATTgtagaaccatccatccatccattttccaaaccgcttatcctactgggtcacggggggtctggagcctatcccggaagcaatgggcacgaggcagggaacaacccaggatggggggccagcccatcgcagggcacactcacacaccattcactcacacatgcacacctatgggcaattagcctcagcatgtttttggactgtggggggaaactggagtacccggaggaaaccccacgacgacatggggagaacatgcaaactccacacacatgtaacccaagcggagacttgaacccaggtcccagaggtgtgaggcaacagtgctaaccactgcaccaccatgccgccccttgtagaaccatataaaaataaatattatttagTTTAACTGTTTAACATGCTATTTGTTTGTCTACTTATGTCAGCAACCTCAGTCTCATATCACCTACTGAAAAGCAGCCACCTGTAAAGGTACAGTAACCACCATCACGTCGTGTTTCCTTTAACTTCAAAATAAGAATCTAACACTGTGAGATTAACCAACTATTCATTTAGCAAATATGTATAATTCATGCAATAATGCCTGACACCACACCAGTGTTAAGTATTCCTGACTAGTCTGTGTTTATTTTGTAAGACTGATGCTGGATGCTTCAGGAAATGGTGTTTAAATAGGCCAAGCTGAAACCGGCTTTTTCTGTTGATAAAAGGCAGTGAACAAAAGGAAGAATATGTCAAAAAATGCTGCTGTACAAAACAGACCTCCATCAGGACAGCAGATTAAGTCAAAGTAAGTCATTTGCAGttattttcagtgtttttaGTATGTACTAGTTGCATAATATTGGTTTTAGTAGAATGCTAACACATGATAGGACTATTTAACATTTCACCAAATTTCCACTTTTCTCATTAAGGCAGTTCATGGTGTTCTGTGTCTTTAGTCGTCCTTCTATAATGAATATCAAACTAATAGTGAATTGATATTGGCCTGTTTTTTTAACAAAGCACTCGACTGTGAATTCATTTTTAGCTAATTTGAAGggtttagggggcggcatggtggtgcagtggttagcattgttacctcacacctctgggaccttggttcgagtctccacctgggttacggagtgtgtgtggagtttgcatgttctccccatgtcgtcgtggggtttcctccaggttctccggtttcccccccacagtccaataacatgctgaggctaattggagttgctaaaattgcctgtaggtgtgcctgtgtgagtgaatggtgtgtaagtgtgccctgcgatgggctgcccccccatcctgggttgttccctgcctcgtacccattgcttccgggataggctccagaccccccctccgcaacccagtaggataagcggtttggaaaatggatggatataaagaGGTTATAGGAGAAAGCCAATAGATTTTGATTTTTCTTTGTCAAATGTTATGAACAAGACTGATATCCACACATTTTAGAGTAAACCAGGTCTAACGGCAGATTTTATAAATTGCTTATTCTCATTGTACTTAAAAATGCAGCatgtaaaataaatgacaaagctTTTTTATTGCATAAGCGTGTATGCATTTTTCACTGCAAACAGAAGTTTATAAGTTCAATTAAATATTCACTCTGGAAATATACTGGGTAATAGCACTTTTATTGACTTTCAAGTTCTAATAAATATATAGACAACTAGAAATGATGTCATTGACAGAAGCTCCAGTACCTATGGGCTTAAAGCTTGTGCGTGTCTAGCGTGTTGTTCTGTCTTCTTACAGAGCATTGGCAGCCTCTGCAGCAGATGACGTCGCAATAGTTGAAGACTCTGTGGACTTCTCCCTGGCGAAGACCATAAGCAGCATCAAGGGCAAAATGGAGGAAGGTGCCACACCCGAAGATGTAATGGATGATGTGATGCCCAGTGTTGGGGAGGAAATGGGATCTGGTGGGTCTATTTCTAATCTTTCATCATGGCTTATATGTGTGGATATGTTGCCATAATAAttagtgtatgtgtatgtgtgtgtgggggggttggccatgtatacattacattgttagGACCAAATGCCTCCCACAATATGATAAACTCcattattttgaccttgtggggacgtTTTTCCTGGCTTCACAAGGGGAAAtaaagttttataaaaatctgtgactgcaatcaaacaaTTGATAATGCCATAAGTgtgttttgcttggttacttatagttaagcttaggGCTAGTTAGGGGTATTTGTTGGGCTTGGGGTTAtgcccatataaatgaatgtccccacaaagatataattgcaaGCCTGtgcgtgtgggtgtgtgtgcacgtacacacacatttTGCAATATTGCAATAATGAAATTTTCCAAAAAAgggagaaaatgtgtttttaaatgacaataaaatttcaGTAATTTCATTCAGTAGTTCATTCAAAGTCACTTTTACTCTCAAAAATACAAGAGGTGCCTCCATGCACTTGCTGTTACTTATAGTTTCTAGTTTTAATCAAAAGGTGGTTAAAATGTTTTGTTGAAAATTCCAAGAGGATTTTGAACGTTTATCTGCAAGTTTTCTTTATTTCCAGAGGCACAGATTCGATATCTTAAGGCCAAACTTCGGGTGACGCAGGAAGAAGTGAACAGGCTGTGTCATGAGTGCAACAAAAAGGTAAGGCCAGCACTGTGGCACAGGGAGAGCAGGTCAGCACTGTGGCACAGGGAGAGCAGGCCAGCACTGTGGCACAGGGAGAGCAGGCCAGCATTGTGGTACAGGGAGAGCAGGCCAGCACTGTGGCACAGGGAGAGCAGGCCAGCACTGTGGCACAGGAAGAGCAGGTCAGCACTGTGGCACAGGGAGAGCAGGCCAGCACTGTGGCACAGGAAGAGCAGGTCAGCACTGTGGCACAGGAAGAGCAGGCCAGCACTGTGGCACAGGAAGAGCAGGTCAGCACTGTGGCACAGGAAGAGCAGACCAGCACTGTGGCACAGGAAGAGCAGGCCAGCACTGTGGCACAGGAAGAGCAGGCCAGCACTGTGGCACAGGAAGATCAGGTCAGCACTGTGGCACAGGAAGAGCAGACCAGCATTGTGGCACAGGAAGAGCAGACCAGCACTGTGGCACAGGGAGAGCAGGCCAGCCCGCTTCCAGCTAGCAGCAGTGTGTCTTTTTCTGCTTGCTGCTCGGAGGATGATGAAATTTGCAGCTTGACGACCAAAATGAAGGAGTCCGAGGCAGAGCGAAGCAGGCTGCAGAGGACGACCAGCGTCCAACAAGCGCAGATGGAAAAGAACAAGGCATTAGCGGAAGACTGCAGTAGGAAGAGTGAGGGGCTGCAGCAACAGGTGGAGGTCTTAAAGAAGGTGGGTGTGTGGATGGAAAGTATGTGACAATAAAATGCAGCAAAAGGCCTTTATCATTTCCCCTATCGCTCTCGCCGGTCCTGCTAAACAGCAGATCGGTGTCCTGAAGCGACCCCTGCGTACTTCAGCATTTTTGCACTAAACTTTTTAAGGGACTTTTTATTGGGTGCTTTTTTGCTCTAGATATTATATGAACCTTTTAAAAGCCAAATATCAGTTAGGGGTCAACACAAACATTGCAGAAGGATGGCCATACGTAGGGAGAGGATAGGCAAACTTGGGTTTCAGTCTGTTTTGCCTGTGACCTGGTGTTGTCTGTGAAGGCCCTGCTCTTAGAGAAGGAAGCTCTTTGCTTCTGAGGAGATTGCTGACAAAGGGCAAAACGAAAGCCCACCCGTGTAACAGTATCCCGCCCGCAGGTGGCGATGGCGCGTAACTTGCGTCACAGATGACTTCCGAAAACGAGAAAATCCCCGCACCCCTTTCCCCAATGTATCGACCGCCCACCGCTGAGGGTCAGCTGAGGGTACATTAAGACATCCGAGGTCAGAGTGAAATAACATTTCCCAGGGGGTATACAAAACACAGTGGCCTTTGTTCCAGCGACTGTGGACAAAAAATGTTGCAGATAAACACAGGATCTGCTTCTGAAATCTAATCCCAGCAAGAAGAAAGTGTTGTATTATGGCTTCCAGCTCGGCACAAAATTATTCTAAACGGGCATTCATCACCTCTCGTTCTTTTCGGTGAATGAATGCTGACGCTATCATTGAGAAAGCAGATATTTTAACAGCTCAGGCACTGGGCTTAGAACCCGAAAGCTGCTGGACTGAGTCTCAGGGGCTGCTCTGCTGCAAAATTTTCATGGCACTTTACCTGAATTACATCAATGATGATATACAGCTGGATAAAAGCTGGGAATCATAAATCGCTTCAACTAAAAGCAACAACTGTGTCACAAAGATTCATAAAAAGCCAGTTATACTCTCTCCATACCTAATATTTTAGGGCTCTTGGAATTTTTACCGCACCGGTTACATTGGAGCAACAAGTCAAAAATGATTTGAATGATTTTTCTTCTACAGAAGATCACCTACCACATATACATGTCTGTAGTTTAAACGGACGGCAAGCAGTGCAGTGTTTTGGGACACAGATTCATAACACATTGCTGGTGCTGGTTGCTGGTACTGGGAAGGGCTCAGAGTTAAGTTCAGGAAGGAACATGTCCGACTACCAACTAATGCCAACTTCAATACCGCTGTATAAcaactgtaagtcactttgaatGATGGTGTCAACTGATTGACTGTATAAATGTGCATCCTCTGATTCAGAGGATTTATGGGGGGGCACTTAAAGCAGGAGTTCTTAATCTGAAATGCCGTGTTCTCCCCCATGCAAAGAGATATATTTCAAAGGGGTGTCTTCTTTCACATGACTTACATTGATGCTTAGGAAGTAGAGAGCTTGAGAAGGGTGCAGAAGCAGGCAGCAAGCACACACAGCGCTACGGAGGTCAGGCTGAACCGGGCCCTGGAGGAAGTGGAGAGATGCAAGGCGCAGCTGTGTAAGATAAAGCAGAGCGGCAAGGTGAGTGGCAGAGGGCTGGCTGGGTGTGCCAGGCTGGGTGTGCCAGGCTGGGTGTACCAGGCGCATGCAGGCACGTACTCAATTACTGCCATGCAATCAAAATTTTATATTACACGAAGCCTTTGGGACTGACTGGAACAGGAGAAAACCAGTTTAATTAAAAAACCAGCCTGGGAATGGGGTCATTGGGCAGTTGAAGGTCTGCTCTTGGATCAGGCATTGATTGAAGTCCCAGTGTCAGTGTTGAAATATTATGTATGTACTTTAATGTGGTAGTAAAAATAGTTTGTCGGTGCCAGATTATCTCAAAAATAAGTGAAAAGTTACCAAGACAGCCTGTgtgtaataaaattaaaaccCATTAAAGCATGGATGGAAAAGTACAGagttttttttgcatgtttcGTGCAACTGCATCTTCTGAAGCTTTTGATCATAATTTTGAAACACTATTTGCTATTCCTGTTGCCTGGATAAAGGCTGTAACATcatctctttttttttcctgaaaggATTCTGCCAGCCAGGAGCACCAGAAAATGGAAGTGCTTCGGGCCGAGAACAAGAAGTTagaaaaacagaaagcagaACTTGTAGCTGGCTTTAAGAAACAGCTCAGACTGATAGACATATTAAAAAGACAAAAGGTGAGATCCTGGCTCAGTGTTTAAGCAGCGCTCTGGGCCTCAAATGCACTGCATCCCTTTTAACAGACTGTGTGATGAAACGTTTTCACAGATGCACTTTGAAGCCGCAAAGATGCTGTCCTTTACTGAAGAGGAATTCGTGAAAGCTCTGGACTGGGAGACATCATAGAGCAAGACAGAAGAATGCAACTGagtaaaatgtaaaatac includes these proteins:
- the tex9 gene encoding testis-expressed protein 9 isoform X7 codes for the protein MTGDGDACLSAAGKMAEAGRTSSSQEPRRASSSRTRKSQGGRPFNRPSTVPQLKAPQTDLLLKEEEYKRLNAELEAKTAELVQQAEELMREQNEVLAKPIPSHIGFNLDIEDDEEDYSNLSLISPTEKQPPVKAVNKRKNMSKNAAVQNRPPSGQQIKSKALAASAADDVAIVEDSVDFSLAKTISSIKGKMEEGATPEDVMDDVMPSVGEEMGSEAQIRYLKAKLRVTQEEVNRLCHECNKKVRPALWHRESRSALWHRESRPALWHRESRPALWYRESRPALWHRESRPALWHRKSRSALWHRESRPALWHRKSRPALWHRKSRPALWHRKSRPALWHRKIRSALWHRKSRPALWHRKSRPALWHRESRPARFQLAAVCLFLLAARRMMKFAA
- the tex9 gene encoding testis-expressed protein 9 isoform X2, with the translated sequence MTGDGDACLSAAGKMAEAGRTSSSQEPRRASSSRTRKSQGGRPFNRPSTVPQLKAPQTDLLLKEEEYKRLNAELEAKTAELVQQAEELMREQNEVLAKPIPSHIGFNLDIEDDEEDYSNLSLISPTEKQPPVKAVNKRKNMSKNAAVQNRPPSGQQIKSKALAASAADDVAIVEDSVDFSLAKTISSIKGKMEEGATPEDVMDDVMPSVGEEMGSEAQIRYLKAKLRVTQEEVNRLCHECNKKDDEICSLTTKMKESEAERSRLQRTTSVQQAQMEKNKALAEDCSRKSEGLQQQVEVLKKEVESLRRVQKQAASTHSATEVRLNRALEEVERCKAQLCKIKQSGKDSASQEHQKMEVLRAENKKLEKQKAELVAGFKKQLRLIDILKRQKMHFEAAKMLSFTEEEFVKALDWETS
- the tex9 gene encoding testis-expressed protein 9 isoform X14; translation: MTGDGDACLSAAGKMAEAGRTSSSQEPRRASSSRTRKSQGGRPFNRPSTVPQLKAPQTDLLLKEEEYKRLNAELEAKTAELVQQAEELMREQNEVLAKPIPSHIGFNLDIEDDEEDYSNLSLISPTEKQPPVKAVNKRKNMSKNAAVQNRPPSGQQIKSKALAASAADDVAIVEDSVDFSLAKTISSIKGKMEEGATPEDVMDDVMPSVGEEMGSEAQIRYLKAKLRVTQEEVNRLCHECNKKVRPALWHRESRSALWHRESRPALWHRESRPALWYRESRPALWHRESRPALWHRKSRPALWHRKSRPALWHRKIRSALWHRKSRPALWHRKSRPALWHRESRPARFQLAAVCLFLLAARRMMKFAA
- the tex9 gene encoding testis-expressed protein 9 isoform X9, with the translated sequence MTGDGDACLSAAGKMAEAGRTSSSQEPRRASSSRTRKSQGGRPFNRPSTVPQLKAPQTDLLLKEEEYKRLNAELEAKTAELVQQAEELMREQNEVLAKPIPSHIGFNLDIEDDEEDYSNLSLISPTEKQPPVKAVNKRKNMSKNAAVQNRPPSGQQIKSKALAASAADDVAIVEDSVDFSLAKTISSIKGKMEEGATPEDVMDDVMPSVGEEMGSEAQIRYLKAKLRVTQEEVNRLCHECNKKVRPALWHRESRSALWHRESRPALWHRESRPALWYRESRPALWHRESRPALWHRKSRSALWHRESRPALWHRKSRPALWHRKSRPALWHRKIRSALWHRKSRPALWHRKSRPALWHRESRPARFQLAAVCLFLLAARRMMKFAA
- the tex9 gene encoding testis-expressed protein 9 isoform X21 → MTGDGDACLSAAGKMAEAGRTSSSQEPRRASSSRTRKSQGGRPFNRPSTVPQLKAPQTDLLLKEEEYKRLNAELEAKTAELVQQAEELMREQNEVLAKPIPSHIGFNLDIEDDEEDYSNLSLISPTEKQPPVKAVNKRKNMSKNAAVQNRPPSGQQIKSKALAASAADDVAIVEDSVDFSLAKTISSIKGKMEEGATPEDVMDDVMPSVGEEMGSEAQIRYLKAKLRVTQEEVNRLCHECNKKVRPALWHRESRSALWHRESRPALWHRESRPALWYRESRPALWHRESRPALWHRKSRSALWHRESRPALWHRKSRPARFQLAAVCLFLLAARRMMKFAA
- the tex9 gene encoding testis-expressed protein 9 isoform X11, producing the protein MTGDGDACLSAAGKMAEAGRTSSSQEPRRASSSRTRKSQGGRPFNRPSTVPQLKAPQTDLLLKEEEYKRLNAELEAKTAELVQQAEELMREQNEVLAKPIPSHIGFNLDIEDDEEDYSNLSLISPTEKQPPVKAVNKRKNMSKNAAVQNRPPSGQQIKSKALAASAADDVAIVEDSVDFSLAKTISSIKGKMEEGATPEDVMDDVMPSVGEEMGSEAQIRYLKAKLRVTQEEVNRLCHECNKKVRPALWHRESRSALWHRESRPALWHRESRPALWYRESRPALWHRESRPALWHRKSRSALWHRESRPALWHRKSRPALWHRKIRSALWHRKSRPALWHRKSRPALWHRESRPARFQLAAVCLFLLAARRMMKFAA
- the tex9 gene encoding testis-expressed protein 9 isoform X22; this encodes MTGDGDACLSAAGKMAEAGRTSSSQEPRRASSSRTRKSQGGRPFNRPSTVPQLKAPQTDLLLKEEEYKRLNAELEAKTAELVQQAEELMREQNEVLAKPIPSHIGFNLDIEDDEEDYSNLSLISPTEKQPPVKAVNKRKNMSKNAAVQNRPPSGQQIKSKALAASAADDVAIVEDSVDFSLAKTISSIKGKMEEGATPEDVMDDVMPSVGEEMGSEAQIRYLKAKLRVTQEEVNRLCHECNKKVRPALWHRESRPALWHRESRPALWHRKSRPALWHRKSRPALWHRKIRSALWHRKSRPALWHRKSRPALWHRESRPARFQLAAVCLFLLAARRMMKFAA
- the tex9 gene encoding testis-expressed protein 9 isoform X3, with amino-acid sequence MTGDGDACLSAAGKMAEAGRTSSSQEPRRASSSRTRKSQGGRPFNRPSTVPQLKAPQTDLLLKEEEYKRLNAELEAKTAELVQQAEELMREQNEVLAKPIPSHIGFNLDIEDDEEDYSNLSLISPTEKQPPVKAVNKRKNMSKNAAVQNRPPSGQQIKSKALAASAADDVAIVEDSVDFSLAKTISSIKGKMEEGATPEDVMDDVMPSVGEEMGSEAQIRYLKAKLRVTQEEVNRLCHECNKKVRPALWHRESRSALWHRESRPALWHRESRPALWYRESRPALWHRESRPALWHRKSRSALWHRESRPALWHRKSRSALWHRKSRPALWHRKSRPALWHRKSRPALWHRKIRSALWHRKSRPALWHRKSRPALWHRESRPARFQLAAVCLFLLAARRMMKFAA
- the tex9 gene encoding testis-expressed protein 9 isoform X18 translates to MTGDGDACLSAAGKMAEAGRTSSSQEPRRASSSRTRKSQGGRPFNRPSTVPQLKAPQTDLLLKEEEYKRLNAELEAKTAELVQQAEELMREQNEVLAKPIPSHIGFNLDIEDDEEDYSNLSLISPTEKQPPVKAVNKRKNMSKNAAVQNRPPSGQQIKSKALAASAADDVAIVEDSVDFSLAKTISSIKGKMEEGATPEDVMDDVMPSVGEEMGSEAQIRYLKAKLRVTQEEVNRLCHECNKKVRPALWHRESRPALWHRKSRSALWHRKSRPALWHRKSRPALWHRKSRPALWHRKIRSALWHRKSRPALWHRKSRPALWHRESRPARFQLAAVCLFLLAARRMMKFAA
- the tex9 gene encoding testis-expressed protein 9 isoform X4; translated protein: MTGDGDACLSAAGKMAEAGRTSSSQEPRRASSSRTRKSQGGRPFNRPSTVPQLKAPQTDLLLKEEEYKRLNAELEAKTAELVQQAEELMREQNEVLAKPIPSHIGFNLDIEDDEEDYSNLSLISPTEKQPPVKAVNKRKNMSKNAAVQNRPPSGQQIKSKALAASAADDVAIVEDSVDFSLAKTISSIKGKMEEGATPEDVMDDVMPSVGEEMGSEAQIRYLKAKLRVTQEEVNRLCHECNKKVRPALWHRESRSALWHRESRPALWHRESRPALWYRESRPALWHRESRPALWHRKSRSALWHRESRPALWHRKSRSALWHRKSRPALWHRKSRPALWHRKSRPALWHRKIRSALWHRKSRPALWHRKSRPALWHRESRPARFQLAAVCLFLLAARRMMKFAA
- the tex9 gene encoding testis-expressed protein 9 isoform X17; the protein is MTGDGDACLSAAGKMAEAGRTSSSQEPRRASSSRTRKSQGGRPFNRPSTVPQLKAPQTDLLLKEEEYKRLNAELEAKTAELVQQAEELMREQNEVLAKPIPSHIGFNLDIEDDEEDYSNLSLISPTEKQPPVKAVNKRKNMSKNAAVQNRPPSGQQIKSKALAASAADDVAIVEDSVDFSLAKTISSIKGKMEEGATPEDVMDDVMPSVGEEMGSEAQIRYLKAKLRVTQEEVNRLCHECNKKVRPALWHRESRSALWHRESRPALWHRESRPALWYRESRPALWHRESRPALWHRKSRPALWHRKSRSALWHRKSRPALWHRKSRPALWHRESRPARFQLAAVCLFLLAARRMMKFAA
- the tex9 gene encoding testis-expressed protein 9 isoform X1, with the protein product MTGDGDACLSAAGKMAEAGRTSSSQEPRRASSSRTRKSQGGRPFNRPSTVPQLKAPQTDLLLKEEEYKRLNAELEAKTAELVQQAEELMREQNEVLAKPIPSHIGFNLDIEDDEEDYSNLSLISPTEKQPPVKAVNKRKNMSKNAAVQNRPPSGQQIKSKALAASAADDVAIVEDSVDFSLAKTISSIKGKMEEGATPEDVMDDVMPSVGEEMGSEAQIRYLKAKLRVTQEEVNRLCHECNKKVRPALWHRESRSALWHRESRPALWHRESRPALWYRESRPALWHRESRPALWHRKSRSALWHRESRPALWHRKSRSALWHRKSRPALWHRKSRSALWHRKSRPALWHRKSRPALWHRKSRPALWHRKIRSALWHRKSRPALWHRKSRPALWHRESRPARFQLAAVCLFLLAARRMMKFAA
- the tex9 gene encoding testis-expressed protein 9 isoform X12, translated to MTGDGDACLSAAGKMAEAGRTSSSQEPRRASSSRTRKSQGGRPFNRPSTVPQLKAPQTDLLLKEEEYKRLNAELEAKTAELVQQAEELMREQNEVLAKPIPSHIGFNLDIEDDEEDYSNLSLISPTEKQPPVKAVNKRKNMSKNAAVQNRPPSGQQIKSKALAASAADDVAIVEDSVDFSLAKTISSIKGKMEEGATPEDVMDDVMPSVGEEMGSEAQIRYLKAKLRVTQEEVNRLCHECNKKVRPALWHRESRPALWHRKSRSALWHRKSRPALWHRKSRSALWHRKSRPALWHRKSRPALWHRKSRPALWHRKIRSALWHRKSRPALWHRKSRPALWHRESRPARFQLAAVCLFLLAARRMMKFAA
- the tex9 gene encoding testis-expressed protein 9 isoform X16 → MTGDGDACLSAAGKMAEAGRTSSSQEPRRASSSRTRKSQGGRPFNRPSTVPQLKAPQTDLLLKEEEYKRLNAELEAKTAELVQQAEELMREQNEVLAKPIPSHIGFNLDIEDDEEDYSNLSLISPTEKQPPVKAVNKRKNMSKNAAVQNRPPSGQQIKSKALAASAADDVAIVEDSVDFSLAKTISSIKGKMEEGATPEDVMDDVMPSVGEEMGSEAQIRYLKAKLRVTQEEVNRLCHECNKKVRPALWHRESRSALWHRESRPALWHRESRPALWYRESRPALWHRESRPALWHRKSRPALWHRKIRSALWHRKSRPALWHRKSRPALWHRESRPARFQLAAVCLFLLAARRMMKFAA
- the tex9 gene encoding testis-expressed protein 9 isoform X10 codes for the protein MTGDGDACLSAAGKMAEAGRTSSSQEPRRASSSRTRKSQGGRPFNRPSTVPQLKAPQTDLLLKEEEYKRLNAELEAKTAELVQQAEELMREQNEVLAKPIPSHIGFNLDIEDDEEDYRALAASAADDVAIVEDSVDFSLAKTISSIKGKMEEGATPEDVMDDVMPSVGEEMGSEAQIRYLKAKLRVTQEEVNRLCHECNKKVRPALWHRESRSALWHRESRPALWHRESRPALWYRESRPALWHRESRPALWHRKSRSALWHRESRPALWHRKSRSALWHRKSRPALWHRKSRSALWHRKSRPALWHRKSRPALWHRKSRPALWHRKIRSALWHRKSRPALWHRKSRPALWHRESRPARFQLAAVCLFLLAARRMMKFAA
- the tex9 gene encoding testis-expressed protein 9 isoform X6, with product MTGDGDACLSAAGKMAEAGRTSSSQEPRRASSSRTRKSQGGRPFNRPSTVPQLKAPQTDLLLKEEEYKRLNAELEAKTAELVQQAEELMREQNEVLAKPIPSHIGFNLDIEDDEEDYSNLSLISPTEKQPPVKAVNKRKNMSKNAAVQNRPPSGQQIKSKALAASAADDVAIVEDSVDFSLAKTISSIKGKMEEGATPEDVMDDVMPSVGEEMGSEAQIRYLKAKLRVTQEEVNRLCHECNKKVRPALWHRESRSALWHRESRPALWHRESRPALWYRESRPALWHRESRPALWHRKSRPALWHRKSRSALWHRKSRPALWHRKSRPALWHRKSRPALWHRKIRSALWHRKSRPALWHRKSRPALWHRESRPARFQLAAVCLFLLAARRMMKFAA
- the tex9 gene encoding testis-expressed protein 9 isoform X8: MTGDGDACLSAAGKMAEAGRTSSSQEPRRASSSRTRKSQGGRPFNRPSTVPQLKAPQTDLLLKEEEYKRLNAELEAKTAELVQQAEELMREQNEVLAKPIPSHIGFNLDIEDDEEDYSNLSLISPTEKQPPVKAVNKRKNMSKNAAVQNRPPSGQQIKSKALAASAADDVAIVEDSVDFSLAKTISSIKGKMEEGATPEDVMDDVMPSVGEEMGSEAQIRYLKAKLRVTQEEVNRLCHECNKKVRPALWHRESRSALWHRESRPALWHRESRPALWYRESRPALWHRESRPALWHRKSRSALWHRESRPALWHRKSRSALWHRKSRPALWHRKSRSALWHRKSRPALWHRKSRPALWHRESRPARFQLAAVCLFLLAARRMMKFAA
- the tex9 gene encoding testis-expressed protein 9 isoform X13, whose amino-acid sequence is MTGDGDACLSAAGKMAEAGRTSSSQEPRRASSSRTRKSQGGRPFNRPSTVPQLKAPQTDLLLKEEEYKRLNAELEAKTAELVQQAEELMREQNEVLAKPIPSHIGFNLDIEDDEEDYSNLSLISPTEKQPPVKAVNKRKNMSKNAAVQNRPPSGQQIKSKALAASAADDVAIVEDSVDFSLAKTISSIKGKMEEGATPEDVMDDVMPSVGEEMGSEAQIRYLKAKLRVTQEEVNRLCHECNKKVRPALWHRESRSALWHRESRPALWHRESRPALWYRESRPALWHRESRPALWHRKSRSALWHRESRPALWHRKSRSALWHRKSRPALWHRKSRPALWHRESRPARFQLAAVCLFLLAARRMMKFAA
- the tex9 gene encoding testis-expressed protein 9 isoform X19, coding for MTGDGDACLSAAGKMAEAGRTSSSQEPRRASSSRTRKSQGGRPFNRPSTVPQLKAPQTDLLLKEEEYKRLNAELEAKTAELVQQAEELMREQNEVLAKPIPSHIGFNLDIEDDEEDYSNLSLISPTEKQPPVKAVNKRKNMSKNAAVQNRPPSGQQIKSKALAASAADDVAIVEDSVDFSLAKTISSIKGKMEEGATPEDVMDDVMPSVGEEMGSEAQIRYLKAKLRVTQEEVNRLCHECNKKVRPALWHRESRSALWHRESRPALWHRESRPALWYRESRPALWHRESRPALWHRKSRSALWHRESRPALWHRKSRPALWHRESRPARFQLAAVCLFLLAARRMMKFAA
- the tex9 gene encoding testis-expressed protein 9 isoform X20 produces the protein MTGDGDACLSAAGKMAEAGRTSSSQEPRRASSSRTRKSQGGRPFNRPSTVPQLKAPQTDLLLKEEEYKRLNAELEAKTAELVQQAEELMREQNEVLAKPIPSHIGFNLDIEDDEEDYSNLSLISPTEKQPPVKAVNKRKNMSKNAAVQNRPPSGQQIKSKALAASAADDVAIVEDSVDFSLAKTISSIKGKMEEGATPEDVMDDVMPSVGEEMGSEAQIRYLKAKLRVTQEEVNRLCHECNKKVRPALWHRESRSALWHRKSRPALWHRKSRPALWHRKSRPALWHRKIRSALWHRKSRPALWHRKSRPALWHRESRPARFQLAAVCLFLLAARRMMKFAA